Proteins encoded within one genomic window of Deltaproteobacteria bacterium:
- a CDS encoding sugar ABC transporter permease, translating into MVSSNARPRVRRKKNPISFMAIKDAANAYGMIAPFFILLGVFSFYVFYSGFRMSVSDAQGISAGDYIGFQNYKDLLYADEFASAEFWRAVKVTFKFMFGCLATQVPAAFLLAFVLNQIPLLRIRVILRSAFFLPVLINTVVISILFRMFFLRDTGIINHVLGLLHLPNNIDWLMNSEWALTLLVIVSFWQWTGFHMVYFLSQLQTIDPTLYEAARLDGASPVKVLFRITLPLMRPAITFVMVTSAIGCLQMFDMVFILFPNASYGPGGVAKTLVAYIYDQGFSQEFLTGFASAIGWLTFLIIMLVSLLQLKMLGLGKHDEA; encoded by the coding sequence ATGGTTTCGTCTAATGCCCGTCCGAGAGTTCGCCGCAAAAAAAATCCGATTTCCTTTATGGCTATTAAAGACGCGGCTAACGCTTACGGCATGATAGCACCTTTTTTTATTTTGCTGGGCGTTTTTAGTTTTTATGTATTTTATTCCGGTTTTCGTATGAGTGTTTCAGACGCTCAAGGTATTAGTGCTGGTGATTATATCGGGTTTCAAAATTATAAAGATCTTCTATATGCTGATGAATTTGCTTCAGCAGAATTCTGGCGCGCCGTTAAAGTTACCTTCAAATTTATGTTTGGTTGTTTAGCTACACAAGTACCAGCAGCATTTCTCCTCGCTTTTGTACTAAATCAGATTCCGTTACTTCGTATTCGTGTTATTCTGCGATCTGCATTTTTTCTGCCGGTATTAATTAACACCGTTGTGATTTCTATTTTATTTCGTATGTTTTTCTTACGCGACACCGGCATCATCAACCATGTTTTAGGTTTACTTCATCTGCCGAATAATATTGATTGGTTGATGAATTCAGAATGGGCACTAACACTACTTGTAATTGTCTCTTTCTGGCAATGGACTGGCTTTCACATGGTATATTTTTTATCGCAACTACAAACCATTGACCCGACACTCTATGAAGCAGCCCGTCTTGATGGCGCATCGCCAGTTAAAGTGCTCTTTAGAATCACTTTGCCTCTAATGCGCCCGGCAATTACCTTTGTGATGGTTACCTCTGCTATCGGTTGTTTACAGATGTTTGATATGGTTTTCATTCTCTTCCCGAATGCTTCTTATGGTCCAGGTGGCGTAGCAAAAACTTTAGTGGCCTACATTTACGATCAAGGGTTTTCTCAAGAATTTTTAACCGGTTTCGCCTCCGCTATTGGATGGTTAACCTTCTTAATTATCATGCTTGTTAGCTTGCTGCAGCTTAAAATGCTCGGTTTAGGTAAGCACGACGAAGCTTAA